One window from the genome of Candidatus Chlorohelix allophototropha encodes:
- a CDS encoding glycoside hydrolase family 172 protein, translated as MANNFTFNGLGMSLGNLARLSNAKSRSISAENFSGEKGRGGRATIGTGAGYARELGQGWKISPSVMLKPRATFTLAEIDGSGAIQHLWMTTSPNNWRRLVLRFYWDGEEKPSVECPYGDFFANGWCEPCKVNSLPISVNPNGGMNSYWEMPFRHSARLTIENLAEEEVQLYYQIDYTLTEVPEDLAYFHAQWRRSNPLRYGEVHKILDGVQGIGQYVGTYLAWQTNNNGWWGEGEVKFYLDGDHDFPTICGTGTEDYFGGAWNWEYPKGEYGIYSTPFLGLPQVIKPDGLYRSQMRFGMYRWHIMDPVRFKQDLRVTVQALGWRSDARYLPLQDNIASTAFWYQTEPHQPYPTLPDANGLEVI; from the coding sequence ATGGCAAATAATTTTACTTTTAACGGGCTTGGCATGAGCTTAGGAAACTTGGCGCGCCTTTCCAATGCGAAATCTCGCTCCATCAGTGCCGAGAATTTCAGCGGTGAGAAAGGGCGCGGCGGTAGGGCAACCATCGGAACAGGCGCAGGGTATGCCCGTGAGCTTGGTCAGGGTTGGAAAATTTCCCCTTCCGTTATGCTCAAGCCTCGCGCTACTTTTACGCTTGCGGAAATAGATGGTTCAGGCGCAATTCAGCACCTCTGGATGACCACTTCCCCTAATAATTGGCGTAGGCTGGTTTTACGCTTTTATTGGGACGGTGAAGAAAAACCCTCGGTTGAATGTCCCTATGGCGATTTTTTTGCCAATGGCTGGTGTGAACCGTGTAAGGTTAATTCATTACCTATTTCGGTAAATCCGAATGGTGGTATGAACAGTTACTGGGAAATGCCTTTTCGCCATAGTGCTCGCCTAACTATCGAGAATCTGGCGGAGGAAGAGGTGCAATTGTACTACCAGATAGACTACACTCTTACCGAAGTGCCGGAAGATTTGGCATATTTTCATGCCCAATGGCGGCGCAGTAATCCACTACGTTACGGGGAAGTGCATAAAATTCTGGATGGGGTGCAGGGCATCGGGCAATATGTAGGTACATATCTAGCGTGGCAGACGAATAATAACGGGTGGTGGGGCGAGGGTGAGGTCAAGTTTTATCTGGATGGAGACCACGATTTCCCCACCATCTGCGGAACAGGCACCGAGGATTATTTTGGAGGAGCATGGAACTGGGAGTATCCCAAAGGCGAATATGGCATTTATTCAACTCCATTTCTGGGTTTGCCGCAGGTTATAAAGCCGGATGGGCTTTATCGCAGCCAGATGCGTTTTGGAATGTATCGCTGGCATATTATGGATCCGGTGCGCTTTAAGCAAGATTTGCGGGTGACGGTGCAAGCGTTAGGTTGGCGCAGCGATGCGCGTTACCTACCCTTGCAAGACAATATTGCCTCAACCGCATTCTGGTATCAGACCGAACCACACCAACCATATCCGACCTTGCCAGACGCTAACGGCTTAGAGGTTATTTAG
- the fusA gene encoding elongation factor G, translated as MKSYRTEQIRNVGLFSHGGAGKTSLVEALLFDSKTINRLGRVDDGNTVSDFDPDEVKRHISVSTSVVPCEWNDTKINLIDAPGYADFIGEIKSAARVADSALILLDATGGVEVGTEQVWGFAAERNLPRILFVNKLDRENSNFFNALEAAQHSFGSNVAALQIPVGKESGFRGIVDLISRKAYLYSNSRDGKFEVAEIPADLKEQAASLREKLVERIVEADEELMLRYLDGEEIGEEELGKALPKAVASQQLYAVLCGSATGNIGTAQLLDFLALAAPTPSEEGKACDSNASLAAIVFKTVADPFGRITYFKVINGVFKGEGQLYNASKGKSERVGTALMVRGKEQIPVPEVVAGDIGVVVKLQETNTNDTISAPDKSVELAKINFPAPLYRAAILPKTKADLDKMSASIGRLVEEDLTLHVERDSFTGETIISGMGESHVHVAAERLQRKFGVNVTIELPKVPYRETILGSSKAEYKHKKQTGGHGQYGHVLIEVSHSEDADFQFTESIVGGVVPRNYIPAVEKGVREALLEGIVAGFPVVNIKVNLYDGSYHPVDSSEMAFKIAASQAFKKGTLQAKPVLLEPIYDLKITVPDHFMGDVMGDINSQKRGRVLGMEQIGNGYTVVESQAPLAEVQRYATDLRSMTQGRGIFTMSFSHYEPVPQNIADHIIEKHKKEIEAAAAH; from the coding sequence ATGAAAAGCTACAGAACGGAACAGATTCGAAACGTAGGCCTATTTTCGCACGGCGGAGCGGGTAAAACGTCTTTAGTCGAAGCGTTACTCTTCGATAGCAAGACTATTAACCGTCTGGGTCGCGTGGACGATGGCAACACCGTTAGCGATTTTGACCCGGATGAGGTGAAACGCCATATTAGCGTTAGCACCTCCGTTGTGCCGTGCGAGTGGAACGATACCAAGATTAACTTGATTGACGCTCCCGGCTACGCTGATTTTATAGGTGAAATTAAATCTGCGGCGCGTGTCGCCGATTCGGCGCTTATCCTGCTTGATGCCACCGGTGGGGTTGAAGTAGGCACTGAACAGGTATGGGGCTTTGCCGCCGAGCGAAATTTACCACGCATCCTCTTTGTAAACAAACTCGATCGCGAAAATTCCAATTTCTTCAATGCACTTGAAGCAGCCCAACATTCCTTCGGATCAAATGTAGCCGCGCTGCAAATTCCGGTAGGCAAAGAAAGCGGTTTTAGAGGAATAGTTGACCTCATTTCCCGCAAAGCTTACCTGTATAGTAACAGCCGCGATGGCAAGTTTGAAGTGGCGGAAATTCCCGCCGACCTGAAAGAACAGGCTGCCAGCCTGCGCGAAAAATTGGTGGAGCGCATTGTCGAGGCAGACGAAGAATTGATGTTGCGTTATCTGGATGGGGAGGAAATAGGCGAAGAAGAGTTGGGCAAGGCTTTGCCAAAAGCGGTCGCCTCTCAACAACTCTATGCAGTGCTGTGTGGAAGCGCAACTGGCAATATCGGTACAGCCCAATTGCTTGATTTCTTGGCATTGGCTGCGCCTACGCCAAGCGAGGAAGGGAAAGCATGCGACTCGAATGCTTCTCTGGCAGCTATTGTCTTCAAAACCGTCGCAGACCCGTTTGGGCGTATTACCTACTTTAAGGTAATCAACGGCGTGTTCAAAGGTGAAGGGCAGCTATACAACGCCAGCAAAGGCAAATCCGAGCGCGTGGGCACTGCTTTAATGGTGCGGGGAAAAGAGCAAATTCCTGTTCCGGAAGTAGTAGCTGGAGATATTGGGGTGGTGGTCAAATTGCAGGAAACCAACACTAACGATACCATCAGCGCCCCTGACAAATCAGTGGAACTGGCGAAGATTAACTTCCCTGCGCCACTCTATCGCGCCGCCATTCTACCTAAGACCAAAGCCGACCTTGATAAGATGAGCGCCAGTATTGGTCGTTTGGTAGAGGAAGACCTGACTTTACATGTTGAGCGCGACTCCTTTACCGGAGAGACAATCATCAGCGGAATGGGCGAGAGCCATGTGCATGTGGCTGCCGAGCGGTTACAGCGCAAATTCGGCGTGAACGTAACCATAGAGCTACCCAAAGTGCCTTACCGCGAAACTATTCTGGGCAGTAGCAAAGCCGAGTACAAGCACAAGAAGCAAACCGGTGGTCATGGTCAGTACGGTCACGTGCTGATTGAAGTATCTCACTCTGAGGATGCCGACTTTCAGTTTACCGAATCAATTGTGGGTGGTGTAGTGCCACGCAATTACATCCCGGCGGTAGAAAAGGGAGTGCGCGAGGCACTATTAGAAGGCATCGTAGCGGGTTTCCCGGTGGTAAACATCAAAGTAAATCTGTACGACGGTAGCTATCATCCGGTGGATAGTAGTGAAATGGCGTTCAAAATTGCCGCTTCGCAAGCTTTCAAGAAGGGCACTTTGCAAGCAAAGCCCGTCTTGCTAGAGCCGATTTACGACCTGAAAATCACCGTGCCGGATCACTTTATGGGTGATGTGATGGGCGACATCAACAGCCAGAAACGTGGGCGGGTATTGGGTATGGAGCAGATTGGCAATGGTTACACCGTTGTTGAGTCACAAGCGCCTCTCGCCGAAGTGCAGCGCTATGCTACCGACTTACGTAGTATGACTCAGGGTCGCGGTATCTTCACAATGTCTTTTTCACATTATGAGCCTGTACCGCAAAATATTGCGGATCACATAATCGAGAAACACAAGAAGGAAATAGAAGCCGCCGCTGCGCATTAG
- a CDS encoding nucleotide sugar dehydrogenase: protein MLIDKINNKQAKVGIVGLGYVGLPVGVAYAEAGFRVTGLDVTQARVKMLNRGESYIDDIQSERLLPILANGSFKASFDPSVLAAQDAIIICVPTPLNKTQDPDLTAIKAATKDIAANLQRGQLIVLESTTYPGTTQEIIQPVLESRGMKVGEDFYLAFSPERIDPGAVGSKGWRFENTPKVVGGVTPQCRELAVALYANVVEKVVPVSSPSIAEMTKIFENVFRVVNVALVNEMALLCDRMGLDVWEVVRAANTKPYGIMQFAPGPGVGGHCIPIDPFYLTWKAREYDFHTRFIELAGEINLQMPYHVRELTIRALNRSDKGLHGAKILVLGVAYKKDVSDFRESPAIKIISLLEKDGAHITYHDPHVPELQEGHVTYQSVKLEQQTLNEADCVLIITDHSAFDYEAIVREAKVVVDTRNATAKVGENRDKIVLL from the coding sequence ATGCTAATTGACAAAATCAACAATAAACAGGCTAAGGTTGGAATAGTTGGTTTGGGATATGTGGGCTTGCCGGTAGGTGTAGCTTATGCCGAAGCCGGATTTCGGGTGACCGGGCTGGATGTTACTCAGGCGAGGGTTAAAATGCTCAACCGGGGCGAAAGCTATATAGATGACATCCAGAGTGAGAGGCTCTTGCCGATTTTGGCTAACGGCAGTTTCAAAGCCAGCTTTGACCCCAGCGTGTTGGCAGCACAAGACGCGATTATCATTTGTGTGCCTACCCCTCTTAATAAAACGCAAGACCCTGACCTAACTGCCATCAAAGCCGCCACCAAAGACATAGCAGCTAACCTGCAACGTGGACAACTGATTGTGCTAGAAAGCACCACCTATCCCGGCACTACTCAGGAAATTATCCAACCTGTACTGGAATCCAGAGGCATGAAGGTAGGCGAGGATTTTTATCTCGCATTTTCACCGGAACGCATCGACCCCGGAGCGGTTGGGAGCAAGGGCTGGCGTTTTGAAAATACTCCCAAAGTGGTAGGCGGGGTTACCCCACAATGCCGCGAACTGGCAGTTGCGCTTTACGCTAATGTAGTGGAAAAAGTTGTGCCTGTATCCTCGCCTAGCATTGCCGAAATGACCAAGATATTCGAGAACGTCTTCCGAGTGGTAAACGTGGCGCTGGTAAACGAAATGGCGCTGCTCTGCGATCGAATGGGTCTGGACGTGTGGGAAGTGGTACGCGCTGCCAACACCAAGCCTTACGGTATCATGCAATTTGCGCCGGGACCGGGCGTGGGTGGACATTGTATCCCGATTGACCCTTTCTACCTCACTTGGAAAGCGCGTGAGTATGATTTCCACACTCGCTTTATCGAGTTGGCAGGCGAAATCAACCTGCAAATGCCCTATCATGTGCGTGAACTGACGATACGCGCCCTGAATCGCAGCGACAAGGGTTTGCATGGCGCAAAAATTCTGGTGTTGGGTGTAGCCTACAAGAAGGACGTAAGCGATTTCCGCGAGTCTCCTGCCATTAAGATTATTTCCTTATTGGAGAAAGATGGGGCGCACATAACCTATCACGACCCGCATGTGCCGGAGTTGCAGGAAGGGCATGTCACCTATCAATCGGTCAAGCTTGAGCAACAAACGCTGAATGAAGCAGATTGTGTATTGATTATCACCGATCATAGCGCCTTTGATTACGAAGCGATTGTACGCGAAGCCAAAGTAGTGGTAGATACACGCAACGCCACCGCGAAAGTGGGCGAGAATCGGGATAAGATAGTTTTATTGTGA
- a CDS encoding glycerol-3-phosphate responsive antiterminator, translating to MELSEKLKAHPIIPAVRDHASLEAALQHHPPTLMFLKGDIFEMEKVIERTRKQQTLALVHIDLVEGIGRDKAGLRYLRDNLGLEGVVSTRSQLLKEAQGLGLVTILRLFLLDSAAYHTGIGLLHSLSPDAVEVLPGVVVPHLSEDFRRDVTKPLIASGILRNETDIREALEAGASAVSTSKSALWGLRF from the coding sequence ATGGAACTTTCTGAAAAATTGAAAGCCCACCCCATAATCCCGGCAGTGCGCGATCACGCCAGCCTTGAGGCAGCGCTCCAACACCACCCGCCTACCCTAATGTTTCTCAAAGGTGACATCTTCGAAATGGAGAAGGTAATAGAGCGCACCCGCAAGCAACAAACGCTGGCATTGGTGCATATTGATCTAGTGGAAGGAATCGGGCGCGATAAAGCCGGATTGCGCTATCTGAGAGACAATCTTGGGCTGGAAGGGGTGGTAAGCACGCGTAGCCAGTTATTAAAAGAGGCACAAGGGCTAGGTTTGGTTACCATCTTGCGCCTGTTTCTGCTGGACAGCGCGGCTTATCATACCGGCATTGGTTTATTACACAGCCTCTCCCCAGATGCGGTAGAAGTATTACCCGGCGTAGTCGTACCGCACTTGTCCGAAGATTTCCGGCGCGATGTCACAAAACCGCTGATTGCCAGCGGCATCTTGCGCAATGAAACGGACATTCGAGAGGCACTTGAAGCAGGGGCAAGCGCCGTTTCAACCAGCAAAAGCGCACTTTGGGGCTTACGCTTCTAA
- a CDS encoding glycosyltransferase family 4 protein, with amino-acid sequence MKILMLTSSYPKYPGDVTAPFIEEIAQNTQKLGHKVTVLMPYHPDLHRQPVENGVKLFNFHYSPFKKWNIWGYAASLEGDVRIRPLIYLLLPFVLLSSFWHMWKLTRCERFAMIQAHWVIPNAPVAVLIGMLRKIPVVISMHGSDVYVAERLKPVGWVARWAFKRAAAVTASSPDLMQRAQKLGAPLQPHRAVVIPYGADPSVFRAPAMPRPELRRKLGFGEDEQILFCIGRLVYKKGFEYAIKALPQVLLKFPRARLIIAGQGDLHAELEEQARAACVKNQVTFTGAIQHDKVPEYLAGCDLFLLPSIVDKSGNVDGLPNTLMEALATGVPVIASNIGGVSLAVEDEVNGLLVAQRDSAALAEAICLLLSDSEKRKKFAAAGRARVERELNWTEIARRYQKVFEDAKSNAN; translated from the coding sequence TTGAAAATTCTGATGCTGACCTCCTCCTACCCTAAATATCCGGGGGATGTCACTGCGCCATTTATCGAGGAAATAGCCCAGAACACACAAAAACTGGGACACAAAGTGACTGTGCTGATGCCCTATCATCCCGACTTGCACCGTCAGCCTGTCGAAAATGGTGTAAAACTATTTAATTTTCACTATAGCCCCTTCAAAAAATGGAATATATGGGGCTATGCCGCCTCACTTGAGGGTGATGTCAGGATTCGACCGCTGATTTATCTGCTCTTACCATTTGTGCTGTTGAGTAGTTTCTGGCATATGTGGAAATTGACACGCTGTGAACGCTTTGCTATGATTCAAGCTCATTGGGTTATACCAAACGCCCCGGTTGCCGTATTAATCGGCATGCTCCGTAAAATCCCGGTGGTAATCAGCATGCACGGTTCGGATGTATATGTAGCGGAACGACTTAAGCCGGTAGGATGGGTAGCGCGTTGGGCTTTTAAACGGGCGGCAGCGGTCACTGCCTCTAGCCCCGACCTTATGCAAAGAGCGCAAAAGCTAGGCGCACCTCTGCAACCGCACAGAGCGGTAGTAATACCCTACGGAGCAGACCCTTCGGTATTTCGTGCGCCTGCAATGCCACGCCCTGAATTGCGCCGGAAATTGGGTTTCGGTGAAGATGAGCAAATCTTGTTTTGTATCGGGCGATTAGTTTACAAAAAAGGCTTTGAATACGCCATCAAAGCATTACCGCAGGTTTTACTAAAATTTCCCAGAGCACGGCTGATAATTGCCGGACAAGGTGATTTGCACGCTGAACTGGAAGAACAAGCGCGGGCAGCATGCGTAAAAAACCAAGTGACTTTCACAGGAGCGATCCAACACGATAAAGTACCGGAGTATCTGGCAGGGTGTGACCTCTTTTTATTGCCAAGTATTGTGGATAAGAGTGGCAATGTGGACGGCTTGCCCAATACATTAATGGAGGCGCTGGCAACAGGAGTGCCGGTAATCGCCTCAAATATTGGGGGAGTATCGCTGGCAGTTGAGGATGAGGTAAACGGATTATTGGTAGCACAGCGTGACTCAGCCGCGCTGGCAGAAGCAATCTGTCTGCTTCTTTCGGATAGTGAGAAACGAAAAAAATTTGCTGCGGCGGGGCGAGCGCGAGTTGAGCGCGAATTGAACTGGACTGAAATTGCACGCCGTTATCAGAAAGTTTTTGAGGACGCAAAATCAAATGCTAATTGA
- a CDS encoding glycosyltransferase family 39 protein gives MRTSQQGLTTALKKQSRFRPDWVLLAILGAGLALRLLVWLIATHRYFVIDEAEYYQISSILADGRGWQFYDGATWVRPPLFILMLAGFFKFFGHDLIIIRLVQICLSLASVYLLYWLGKRLYGRRTGLVAALLASVAWPFVVFPYLLLSETLFILLFLLTVCFFAEFFASSKTDSRNKWLPENRKEWLTLVGGSFFLGLSALTRGQVLSFVPFLAIWFWIGTGRKWKPAIGAFVVMLIIFAITVSPWALRNASVYGRPFIDNTGGYNFFLGAMKGRNGALVSQTLEAVKNMAERDSVGYQKGLEIFFKDPASFIFDKGFKEALDFWQINFGADERLSAGYSLGQINPPWLLLDATLNDLLYVVAGALAMLGLVTAPSSSRAVRSFVVIWTAQNMILAFAFFAVTRFRVSVYFFLLLYAAYTLANWREVLAWFKRPLRNSQFLRYAAGLVLPVLFLAAVLPSYGPIAYLTGLDNQWGTARGIERWNEQQNAQEGDRLRLEGKYQEALDAYAKADQSVPATQIGIGLTEAALGRFDDAIGRIGRTSQDISQSHIALGYIYLLQGNKAYARGEFNTRQVGLDQQADEWAWEKLPTAPLPDNTLAIGEFDWGYTYGFQTYEKDAQTGKLYRWTSGRGDSGQELARLKFPNAGTQHLAEVNLRLRGFRPDSLTPPLVEVYANGQLLGKVQTSRNWETYNLKLPSNLSGDIIIGLGADTFVPGSNSRRELGVMVESATLK, from the coding sequence GTGAGAACCTCCCAACAAGGGCTAACTACCGCCCTTAAAAAGCAGTCAAGATTCCGCCCTGATTGGGTGTTGCTGGCAATTCTCGGCGCAGGTTTGGCGCTGAGGTTGCTGGTCTGGCTGATTGCAACGCACCGCTATTTTGTTATTGATGAAGCTGAATATTACCAGATTAGCTCAATACTGGCGGATGGGCGCGGATGGCAGTTTTACGATGGCGCAACATGGGTACGCCCGCCGCTTTTTATTCTCATGCTGGCGGGTTTTTTCAAATTCTTCGGTCATGACCTGATAATCATCCGGCTAGTCCAAATTTGTCTGAGCCTTGCTTCGGTCTATCTGCTGTATTGGCTGGGTAAGCGGCTTTATGGAAGGCGCACCGGGTTAGTGGCAGCGCTGCTGGCTTCAGTTGCGTGGCCCTTTGTGGTTTTTCCCTATCTGCTGCTATCCGAAACGCTCTTTATACTGCTATTTCTGTTGACTGTTTGCTTTTTTGCCGAGTTCTTCGCCTCCTCAAAAACCGATTCCCGCAATAAATGGCTACCGGAAAACCGCAAAGAGTGGCTAACGCTGGTTGGGGGCAGTTTCTTTCTAGGTCTTTCCGCCCTAACACGCGGGCAAGTGCTAAGCTTCGTGCCTTTTCTGGCGATATGGTTTTGGATTGGCACAGGACGCAAGTGGAAGCCCGCTATAGGCGCGTTTGTGGTAATGCTGATAATCTTTGCCATTACCGTATCACCCTGGGCATTGCGCAATGCAAGCGTTTACGGTCGTCCTTTCATTGACAATACTGGGGGTTATAATTTCTTCCTCGGAGCAATGAAGGGCAGGAATGGGGCGCTGGTTTCTCAAACCCTCGAAGCGGTCAAGAATATGGCTGAGCGCGATTCGGTTGGTTACCAAAAAGGGCTGGAAATCTTTTTCAAAGACCCCGCCTCCTTCATTTTTGATAAGGGTTTCAAAGAAGCGCTGGATTTCTGGCAAATTAACTTTGGTGCAGATGAACGACTGTCTGCCGGGTATTCGCTAGGTCAGATAAACCCGCCATGGCTGCTGCTGGATGCAACCCTTAACGACCTGCTATATGTGGTGGCAGGGGCGCTGGCGATGCTAGGATTGGTGACTGCGCCTTCCTCTAGCCGAGCAGTCCGTAGTTTCGTGGTAATCTGGACGGCGCAGAACATGATTCTGGCTTTCGCCTTTTTCGCAGTAACGCGCTTCCGGGTGTCGGTTTACTTCTTCCTGTTGCTGTATGCTGCCTATACGCTGGCAAACTGGCGCGAAGTGTTGGCGTGGTTCAAACGTCCTTTGCGAAACAGCCAGTTTTTGCGCTATGCGGCGGGATTGGTTTTACCTGTACTCTTTCTAGCGGCGGTGTTGCCTTCTTACGGGCCTATCGCCTACCTCACCGGACTTGATAACCAATGGGGTACTGCCAGAGGGATAGAACGGTGGAATGAGCAGCAAAACGCGCAGGAAGGCGACCGCTTGCGACTTGAAGGTAAATATCAGGAAGCGCTTGACGCTTATGCCAAAGCCGACCAGAGCGTACCAGCCACACAAATCGGTATCGGATTGACCGAGGCGGCATTAGGGCGGTTTGATGACGCTATAGGGCGAATAGGGCGTACTTCGCAGGATATTTCGCAAAGCCATATCGCACTGGGCTATATATATCTGCTACAGGGCAATAAAGCTTACGCGCGCGGCGAGTTTAATACCCGTCAAGTGGGACTTGACCAACAGGCAGACGAGTGGGCATGGGAAAAATTGCCGACTGCCCCACTACCCGACAACACGCTTGCTATCGGTGAGTTTGATTGGGGTTACACTTACGGCTTCCAAACCTACGAAAAAGATGCCCAAACGGGCAAATTGTATCGCTGGACTTCAGGGCGTGGGGATAGCGGGCAAGAGCTTGCGCGGCTCAAATTCCCCAACGCTGGTACGCAACACCTCGCTGAGGTGAATTTGCGACTGCGCGGTTTCCGTCCTGACAGCCTTACGCCACCGCTGGTTGAAGTTTATGCTAACGGGCAATTGCTAGGCAAGGTGCAAACTTCCCGCAATTGGGAAACCTACAACCTGAAACTACCCTCAAACTTGAGCGGGGACATTATCATCGGGTTAGGGGCGGATACCTTCGTACCCGGCTCGAACAGCCGCCGCGAACTAGGCGTGATGGTCGAATCTGCCACCCTTAAATAA
- a CDS encoding c-type cytochrome, translating to MRNEKKAKLNGLRLLLIVGAVLLLGGIALLLQNNTVGVTQNEPTPTIGVGSSAEQGLKLFRNNCTICHPNDGKTPAKGPALTGSRATRDYTFLIWQVRNGKGQMRSFSSANLSDADLASIYLYLSTELSGK from the coding sequence ATGAGAAATGAAAAAAAGGCAAAACTTAACGGTTTACGGCTACTACTTATAGTAGGGGCTGTTTTGTTATTGGGTGGAATTGCCTTGCTTTTGCAGAACAATACTGTGGGTGTAACCCAAAATGAACCGACTCCGACTATTGGGGTAGGCTCAAGTGCAGAACAAGGCTTGAAGTTATTTCGCAATAACTGCACAATATGCCACCCGAATGATGGTAAAACACCGGCGAAGGGACCAGCGCTTACAGGCTCACGTGCAACAAGAGATTACACCTTCCTTATTTGGCAAGTACGCAATGGCAAAGGGCAAATGCGCTCCTTTTCATCTGCTAATTTGAGCGATGCAGACCTTGCCTCGATTTATCTTTATCTTTCTACCGAACTTAGCGGGAAGTAG